The Asterias rubens chromosome 1, eAstRub1.3, whole genome shotgun sequence genome segment aatttgaaaattaccaaaagtataccctgcctttacaCCCCAAACATAAGTTCACAatttttaacagctttatttTATAGATTCAAGAAAGTTACAAGTTTTCATTTGACATATAGTTGAACAAATCTGCCGATGATAAATAGTAGTTATTTAACaactgaaaacaagtttaaaaaggACATAAACTCACGTCCATCAGCCATGTGCCAACAAtgttacatgttttttttgcagtgtCTTTGGCATtcgaaatatttgtttaaatcttttttcattttgaaacagcAGTATATGTCAAAATTCGTTTCAGAGAAATTCATGCCACACAACTTTAActtaactgatttttttaaacacgaATTGTTTTCATCAGTGCTTCTATAGACGGAGCATAAAGGAGGGGGCAAACTATGCCTGCGCTAAAGACCGTAACTGTGACATCACCATGGAGACGAGAAACTCTTGCAGGTTCTGCCGATTCCAGAAATGTTTAGCGCTAGGGATGTCAAAAGAAGGTGCGGGaattttcctcctttttttcccttgaaattttaacaTTAAATATGTCATTTAATTGaagtcccatgtgttgtttttgaagagaaggggtttcACCCCGGTGTCTGGCATGGCTGCGTAAAGTTTGCGCCACTGCCATTGTAACCATTGCAAGGTGCTGCAAGATGGGATGTATAATTCCAAACATAACTCTCTGCCCCTCTAGAAACATACAAGAGCACTTTGGGACGTCCTTCGAGTATGAAAAGCACTATGAATGGAAGTATTATTTCTTGAGTGTAGAGGTACAGATTTTTTAATTTACCAAGGGGCAATAGTTACTGATTAAGATTTACCAAGGGGCAATAGTTACTGATTAAGATTTACCAAGGGGCAATAGTTACTGATTAAGATTTCTCCAGGGACACTGATGTGCTACAGCACAtgtttccttttaaaaatagaatgctcagaaaacaaaattgttgtcctcAAAATTTCACGTGCGTAATGTCAttagccgtcgatttcaccaaactcttcctaacttaggattaatcttaggacttaggatgggttcagttCCATATCCGAATacgtaggatgcattgaacccatcctaagttagttAGAATGGGTTACTGGttctaactcgagttaggattaatcctagcgtttcgtgaaattggctgcagaaATGCAGTGATGACAAATTTCACAATTTGCCAGTTTCTCTTCAACTCTTGCCGAAACAAGATGACATTACAAAATTTTGCAGttaaaaaagggggaaatttgattggaaacatttcaaaaaattgcCATGGTTTGAATCAATTACTGATTGTCATGTTTTCCTCTTTTCCCCCCATGTTTTGTTCAATCTCAAATGATGAAAATGTAGGAATAAAATTGGGACGTCGTCCGAAAGTGGACAGCGATGTTTTCCAGCAAGGATATTACCACCCAGGGGATATGGAGATGATTCACAGTCATGGTCAGCAGTATTCCTGGCCGGGTGCAGAGCATCTGGGTACACATTATCCCACTGTGTTCAAATCAGAGCCCACAGCCACGGACATTGAATCACACGGTGAACAACGTATTATGAATTACTCTTTGAAGCGTGAAGCGTACACAACGTGTGACCAGCACAATGGCCTGCATTACTCGCATCATGCCGGCTATTTAATGCCGAGCCAACAGCCCGATGTCAGCGTGGGCATGCCGAGCCCAGGCCAGGAGCGCTATGAGCAGATTTACGGCACCACAATGGAGTGCGTCCACCCACAGCAGCAGGTTTATCTACAACCCGATTCTCACCCTCATCATGTCCCTATGTCAAACCCAGTACCCATTATGAATCCACCCGCCCAGACATCAATGGAGCATCAAGATACCTCAAGAAGCTGGACTGCCGAGCTAAGTCCGTCAAGCAGTATTTCATCGGCTAGTGAAGATGCTTGGGAAGCAGGCTCCATGTTTCAGAGTAGCTTACCCTCTTCAGTAACCCTGACACTACCGGAGGTACACAGTGGTGCTGTCGCAGCTATGGCTTATGCTAATCTATACCGGGGTAAAAACGAAAGCCCTTCCTCTACATCGTCATCACTTTCAGCAGCTGAGCGCTTACAAGAGGACGATTGCTCGCCGTCCAAAAAATCCACAGACTTGAGTTTTCCAATTCCGAATGACCTAGAGAAAGATTCACGTAGTTACACTGAACTTGTACCCCGGAAAAACATCGAGAAAAGTGGCTCACAAACATTAAGTGAACAGCATGAGGCAACTGTTTATGCGAACAACCTACAAGCTGTGCGCAGTGCTTTGGCGCTGTCACCTAAACCAGCATCGCTGGCTTGTACCAATAATAATATCGGTGAGGCATGGGTGGAACATGACAGGAGGCAACAGAACATGAGACTCGATCCTGCCGCTATACTCTTAGATCTTGCTCATCCTCAAGGAGGACTCAAGATGGGGCAGGAGGGTGTGTCAACGGGCGACGTTCAAGGAGATGAAAGTCTCCTGCATGACATCACAGCGTTCTTTCTGGAATTGAAGATGAGTATCTTAAGGCAGTGGAAAACTCATTGTAGCGAGGTAAGAAAGTCCAAGATAaataagttatttatttatttatttattgcaaaatcttaaagccattggacacttttggtaaacagtaatgttcaaggcccacacttcgtgtatcacactttttatataaaataacaaacctgtgaaaatttaggctcaattggtcatcggagtcgggagaaaataatgggaaaacccacccttgtttctgcacgtttgccgtgtcatgacatgtgtttaaaataaatccgtaattctcgatatcgagaatttatattgttttaatgttttctcaaaaagtaaagcatttcatggaataatatttcaagagaagtctttcaccattaccttctgtaaaccctgtaagttatttgtaaatctgtgaactttttttaaattttttctgttccaaaagtgtccaatggctttaatacaggATATAAAGATTTGCAAAACTTGATCATAGGaatgttctttttgttttaagtggCCGACATAAACAACAAACTAAAGAAAGCAGAAAAAAAAGGACACAATGAATAAACAGAACAAGTACTTAAAATACAGTTTcttgtataaaacatttaaaaatttcaaTGGAGGAGGAATTTTAAATAGAAGAAGGAATATTGTTTGAAACTGTAGGTTGTTTAAAACACCCAAAACTGTGTTTAGGGACAACAACATCAAAAGAGTCTGCATTCCGTGCctatggattttttttacatttctttttaaTCTTCTAATATTCTAACCTTTAATCTTCTTAATAAATCTTAGGAGCAGTAGGTAATTTTTTCATTtaagctttaaaacaaaaattgcaataCCATATACCGAAGACTGAGAACAACAATCGGACCCCAAATTATGAAAACAAACGGCAGACTATGGATTACCCCAAAACAAACTAAATCACTAGCTGAAAGAGTCTTAATGTACCCATGTTACAACCATTTCAGGGGTGACAAGTTTCAGACTTTGATTTCtgtctggtaaaaaaaaatcactgttgATTTCTTTagatgaaaaaaacaccattaacTGCTTTTCTCAGTACTATTTAAGCTGATCCCAGGATCCCCTCAAAATTGATATTACCAAAGGGTCAACAAATTAACGCAGATTGcagcaataataaaaaaaaaagcagtggTTCGTGTGGTCTCCACATTGTTTTTTCTTGACTTTGGTAATAATTGAGATGGAAGTGTGTTTCTCTTTAGGAATTTGTACCAGTGTGAAATTCACAGTCAGTAAGCTTTCAATTGCTTTCAATTACCAATCTtgtacactacatgtatctCTGTCATGAAAAGATTTGATGTCAATGGATTCAATAAAAATTTCAATAAATTTAGTAAAACTATGTTAACgatgacttaaaggaacatggtccgccatttatggccgaccgtgttagtcggcgaggtaaaaggaaaaccacgcaatttcgagtgatacttgtgtggatcattatattcttcttttaaaatatctttctaatcatatgcattttataacaaacagttacaaacgcttttcaaagaccaactcgaccgatccaaggcaacatgttcctttaatttcagGATAACAAGCTTACACACCCAAGCTATGAAATATGCACATTATAAGCCTTGCTGGAGATATAACATTGAAACCCTGTTAGCATTGCAGCATTTCATACAGGATACTGGTATTTATATTAAGCCTTCAAATAGaaattgtcattttattttttgacagCACCACATCCTTGGTATATTatcgccattttgtttatactccATTGATCCCTAGCattgttctcttttttcttGGAAGGTTTGCTCTCTAAGTAAGGATCTTGACATCAGTTGGGAGGACGTTGGCAGTTTTGTCAATACCGACAGAACAATCGCTGACCACGTCAGATGTTTCGTTAATAAGGTTTTAAGTAAGTCATACTAATTTCCtttttacctttaaaggcactagacacctttggtaattgtcaaagaccagtcttctcacttggtgtatctcaacatatgaattaaataacaaacctgtgtaaatttgaactcaattggttgtcgaagttgcaagataacagtggaagaaaaaacactgatgtcgcacaagttgtgtgctttcagctcgaattcaatgcaaatattttagtgagaaattacttgttcacaatgtttatactaacaacagctctccattgcttgttaccaagtaagtttttatgctaacagttattttgagtaattaccaaaagtgtccagtctCTTTAAGATAGATGCTGCTATGAGCAAAGCCGGCGGTCTTtcataccttgtgttttgcattATACCACTTTTCAttttgtaagcagtttgcaacaactaaTTACCTTTGAAAGCAAATTcttataattaattaatattttatacGT includes the following:
- the LOC117298174 gene encoding uncharacterized protein LOC117298174, which gives rise to MKYSMHQQFYDGSLQGSICSMAEDYSNSTAAVGYCIAGQGVEACVPHGGMFIHDGVITPALSASRKMLCQVCGALSSGLHFGVFTCEGCKCFYRRSIKEGANYACAKDRNCDITMETRNSCRFCRFQKCLALGMSKEGIKLGRRPKVDSDVFQQGYYHPGDMEMIHSHGQQYSWPGAEHLGTHYPTVFKSEPTATDIESHGEQRIMNYSLKREAYTTCDQHNGLHYSHHAGYLMPSQQPDVSVGMPSPGQERYEQIYGTTMECVHPQQQVYLQPDSHPHHVPMSNPVPIMNPPAQTSMEHQDTSRSWTAELSPSSSISSASEDAWEAGSMFQSSLPSSVTLTLPEVHSGAVAAMAYANLYRGKNESPSSTSSSLSAAERLQEDDCSPSKKSTDLSFPIPNDLEKDSRSYTELVPRKNIEKSGSQTLSEQHEATVYANNLQAVRSALALSPKPASLACTNNNIGEAWVEHDRRQQNMRLDPAAILLDLAHPQGGLKMGQEGVSTGDVQGDESLLHDITAFFLELKMSILRQWKTHCSEVRNKDLDISWEDVGSFVNTDRTIADHVRCFVNKVLSLVQKRNISGVELMYWNSLSVVVKTCLLLDISTKGHLKVTGGHELPHLLTEEAACICILTLFSSVTGKDSHIMDACQWICQAAQDYLREKCETEERFQEVIQLLQGESTLPLITSSA